In Nomascus leucogenys isolate Asia chromosome 11, Asia_NLE_v1, whole genome shotgun sequence, the following proteins share a genomic window:
- the SUCNR1 gene encoding succinate receptor 1 — MLGTMAWNATCKNWLAAEAALEKYYLSIFYGIEFVVGILGNTIVVYGYIFSLKNWNSSNIYLFNLSISDFAFLCTLPMLIRSYANGNWIYGDMLCISNRYVLHANLYTSILFLTFISIDRYLIIKYPFREHLLQKKEFAILISMAIWVLVTLELLPILPVINPVITDNGTTCNDFASSGDPNYNLIYSMCLTLLGFFIPLFVMCFFYYKIVLFLKQRNRQVATALPLEKPLNLVIMAVVIFSVLFTPYHVMRNVRIASRLGSWKQYQCTQVVISSFYIVTRPLAFLNSAINPVFYFLLGDHFRDMLMNRLRHNFKSLTSFSR, encoded by the exons ATGCTGGGGACCATG gCATGGAATGCAACTTGCAAAAACTGGCTGGCAGCAGAGGCTGCCCTGGAAAAGTACTACCTTTCCATTTTTTATGGGATTGAGTTTGTTGTGGGAATCCTTGGAAATACGATTGTTGTTTATGGCTACATCTTCTCTCTGAAGAATTGGAACAGCAGTAATATTTATCTCTTTAACCTCTCTATCTCTGACTTCGCTTTTCTGTGCACCCTCCCCATGCTGATAAGGAGTTATGCCAATGGAAACTGGATATATGGAGACATGCTCTGCATAAGCAACCGATATGTGCTTCATGCCAACCTCTATACCAGCATCCTCTTTCTCACTTTTATCAGCATAGATCGATACTTGATAATTAAGTATCCTTTCCGAGAACACCTTCTGCAAAAGAAAGAGTTTGCTATTTTAATCTCCATGGCCATTTGGGTTTTAGTAACCTTAGAGTTACTACCCATACTTCCCGTTATAAATCCTGTTATAACTGACAATGGCACCACCTGTAATGATTTTGCAAGTTCTGGAGACCCCAACTACAACCTCATTTACAGCATGTGTCTAACACTGCTGGGGttctttattcctctttttgTGATGTGTTTCTTTTATTACAAGATTGTTCTCTTCCTAAAGCAGAGGAATAGGCAGGTTGCTACTGCTCTGCCCCTTGAAAAGCCTCTCAACTTGGTCATCATGGCAGTGGTAATCTTCTCTGTGCTTTTTACACCCTATCATGTCATGCGGAATGTGAGGATCGCTTCACGCCTGGGGAGTTGGAAGCAGTATCAATGCACTCAGGTCGTCATCAGCTCCTTCTACATTGTGACACGACCTTTGGCCTTTCTGAACAGTGCCATCAACcctgtcttctattttcttttgggaGATCACTTCAGGGACATGCTGATGAATCGACTGAGACACAACTTCAAATCCCTTACATCCTTTAGCAGATGA